Proteins co-encoded in one Dasypus novemcinctus isolate mDasNov1 chromosome 18, mDasNov1.1.hap2, whole genome shotgun sequence genomic window:
- the FBXO17 gene encoding F-box only protein 17, with protein sequence MGGRPSRQRRPADPPLALDALPPELLAQVLSHVPPHALVTRCRPVCRAWRDLVDGPIVWLLQLARDRSAEGRALYAVAQRCPFGSEDKEELPLCALARYCLRMPFGRNLTFNSCGEQGFRGWEVEHGGNGCAVEKNITLVPGAPSQTCFVTSFDWCFKRQLVDLVMEGVWQELLDSAQIEICVADWWGARENCSCICRLRVRLLDVYENEVVKFAASPNPVLQWTERGCRQVSHVFTNFGKGIRYVSFEQYRRDTHSWVGHYSALVTHSSVRVRIHLS encoded by the exons ATGGGCGGCCGGCCCTCGCGGCAGCGGCGGCCCGCGGACCCGCCCTTGGCCCTGGACGCGCTGCCCCCGGAGCTGCTGGCGCAGGTGCTGAGCCACGTGCCGCCGCACGCACTGGTGACGCGCTGCCGCCCGGTGTGCCGCGCCTGGCGCGACCTGGTGGACGGGCCCATCGTGTGGCTGCTGCAGCTGGCGCGCGACCGCAGTGCCGAGGGCCGCGCACTGTACGCGGTGGCCCAGCGCTGCCCTTTCGGCAGCGAGGACAAGGAGGAACTCCCGCTCTGCGCCCTGGCGCGCTACTGTCTGCGCATGCCCTTCGGCCGCAACCTCACCTTCAACTCCTGCGGCGAGC AGGGCTTCAGAGGCTGGGAGGTGGAGCACGGTGGGAATGGCTGCGCCGTGGAAAAGAACATAACACTGGTGCCCGGGGCTCCTTCCCAGACCTGCTTTGTGACTTCCTTCGA CTGGTGCTTCAAGAGGCAGCTTGTGGACCTGGTGATGGAGGGGGTGTGGCAGGAGCTGCTGGACAGCGCCCAGATCGAGATCTGCGTGGCGGACTG GTGGGGGGCCAGAGAGAACTGCAGCTGCATCTGCCGGCTCAGGGTACGCCTCCTGGATGTGTACGAAAATGAGGTGGTCAAGTTCGCGGCCTCACCCAACCCGGTCCTTCAGTGGACTGAGAGGGGCTGCCGACAG GTCTCCCATGTCTTCACCAACTTTGGCAAGGGCATCCGCTATGTGTCTTTTGAGCAGTACAGGAGAGACACGCACTCCTGGGTGGGGCACTACAGCGCTCTGGTGACCCACTCCAGCGTGCGGGTCAGGATCCACCTATCCTAG
- the CCER2 gene encoding coiled-coil domain-containing glutamate-rich protein 2 — MPRRGPRSALLLLPLPPLLALLLGAATAAPLAPRASKEELTRCLAEVVAEVLTLGQAQKGPCTALLHKEMCEAEPHGCVPAEEKGLLAGDFKKREAGEARSGQEVRDQEEEEEEATERTHKSEVREQAAHEQLRSRLRQEDEDDEGKERRGPGEASEDLGQQRREWGEVAEKASDKETVQSEAEEKGMHEPGGGRSLWQGDERGGGERHDESLHHHCHQPEAEPKEEKEEAAEREEHDVEQLEHVREELKKATEILGEELRRKG; from the exons ATGCCGCGCCGCGGGCCCCGCTcggcgctgctgctgctgccgctgccTCCGCTGCTGGCGCTGCTGCTGGGGGCGG CCACCGCCGCTCCCCTGGCGCCGAGAGCCTCCAAGGAGGAG CTGACCCGTTGTCTGGCCGAGGTGGTCGCAGAGGTGCTGACGCTGGGCCAGGCCCAGAAAGGGCCCTGCACGGCTCTCCTCCACAAAG AGATGTGTGAGGCAGAGCCCCACGGCTGCGTGCCTGCCGAGGAGAAaggcctgctggctggggacttcAAGAAGCGGGAGGCTGGGGAGGCGAGGTCCGGCCAGGAAGTGAGGGaccaggaagaggaagaagaggaggcaaCAGAGAGGACCCACAAGTCTGAGGTGCGGGAGCAGGCCGCCCACGAGCAGCTCCGTAGCCGGCTCCGCCAGGAGGACGAGGACgatgagggaaaggagaggagggggcctggggaggccTCTGAGGACCTGGGGCAGCAGCGTCGAGAGTGGGGAGAGGTGGCAGAGAAGGCCAGTGACAAGGAGACGGTCCAGTCTGAGGCAGAGGAGAAGGGCATGCACGAGCCAGGTGGGGGCCGCAGCCTGTGGCAGGGGGACGAGAGGGGTGGAGGAGAGAGGCATGACGAGTCCCTgcaccaccactgccaccagcCGGAAGCCGAACccaaggaggagaaggaagaggctgCCGAGAGGGAG GAGCATGATGTGGAACAGCTGGAGCACGTGAGAGAGGAGCTGAAGAAGGCGACGGAGATCCTGGGGGAGGAGCTCAGAAGGAAGGGCTGA
- the SARS2 gene encoding serine--tRNA ligase, mitochondrial isoform X2, which translates to MAASMARRLWPLLAGRELRSRAGCVCSQSPRRNLATERRDRNLLYEHAREGYSELPQLDMEPLCACPEEAARALELRKGELRPADLPAIISAWQELRQLREQIRSLEEKKGAVAEAVRALLENQDKNQVHQDPEYQSLRARGQEIRKQLMPLYPKEAQLEELFYLQALKLPNQTHPDVPAGDESQARVLQVVGEKPAFSFQPRGHLQIGEKLDIIRQKRLSHVCGHRSYYLRGAGALLQHGLVSFTLSKLVRRGFTPMTVPDLLRGAVFEGCGMTPNANPSQIYNIDPSRFEDLHLAGTAEVGLAGYFMDHTVAFKDLPIRMVCSSTCYRAETDSGKEPWGLYRVHHFTKVEMFGVTGPGLEQSSQLLEEFLSLQMEILTELGLHFRVLDMPTQELGLSAYRKFDIEAWMPGRGCFGEVTSASNCTDFQSRRLHIMFQTEAGELQFAHTVNATACAVPRLLIALLESNQQKDGSVLVPPALQPYLGTERITAPDHVPLQYIGPNQPQKPRLPGQPS; encoded by the exons ATGGCTGCTTCCATGGCGCGGCGCCTGTGGCCTCTGCTGGCGGGCCGGGAGCTCCGGTCCCGGGCTGGCTGCGTCTGCAGTCAGAGCCCAAGGAGAAATCTCGCTACGGAGAGACGGGACCGGAACCTCCTGTACGAGCACGCGCGCGAGGGCTACAGCGAGCTCCCGCAGTTGGACATGGAGCCTCTATGCGCATGCCCAGAAGAGGCCGCACGCGCTTTGGAGCTCCGCAAGGGGGAGCTGCGGCCGGCAGACCTGCCCGCGATC ATCTCGGCATGGCAGGAGCTGAGGCAGCTGCGGGAGCAGATccggagcctggaggagaagaaggGGGCCGTGGCCGAGGCAGTGCGGGCGCTGCTG GAAAATCAGGACAAGAATCAAGTGCATCAG GACCCAGAATATCAGAGTCTGCGGGCACGGGGCCAGGAGATCCGGAAGCAGCTCATGCCCCTGTACCCCAAGGAGGCCCAGCTCGAGGAGCTCTTCTACCTGCAGGCGCTGAAGCTCCCCAACCAGACCCACCCAGACGTG CCCGCCGGGGACGAGAGCCAGGCCCGAGTGCTCCAGGTGGTCGGAGAGAAGCCAG CTTTTTCCTTCCAACCTCGGGGCCACCTGCAAATCGGCGAGAAACTGGACATCATCCGCCAGAA GCGCCTCTCGCACGTGTGTGGCCACCGCTCCTACTACCTGCGTGGGGCTGGGGCCCTCCTGCAGCACGGCCTGGTCAGCTTCACGCTCAGCAAGCTCGTCCGCCGG GGCTTCACCCCTATGACTGTACCAGACCTTCTCCGGGGAGCTGTGTTT GAAGGCTGTGGGATGACACCCAACGCCAACCCATCCCAAATTTACAACATTGACCCCTCCCGCTTTGAAGACCTCCACCTGGCCGGAACAGCAGAGGTGGGCCTTGCAG gcTACTTCATGGACCACACCGTGGCCTTCAAGGATCTGCCAATCAG GATGGTGTGTTCCAGCACCTGCTACCGGGCAGAGACAGACTCAGGGAAGGAGCCGTGGGGGCTGTATCGAGTGCACCACTTCACCAAG gtgGAGATGTTTGGGGTGACGGGTCCCGGGCTGGAGCAGAGCTCGCAGCTGCTGGAGGAGTTCCTGTCGCTGCAGATGGAGATCTTGACAGAGCTGGGCTTGCACTTCCG GGTCCTGGACATGCCCACCCAGGAACTGGGCCTCTCTGCCTACCGCAAGTTCGATATCGAGGCCTGGATGCCAGGCCGTGGCTGCTTTGGAGAG gtGACCAGTGCCTCCAACTGCACAGACTTCCAGAGCCGCCGCCTCCACATCATGTTCCAGACGGAGGCAGGGGAGCTGCAGTTCGCCCACACG gtGAACGCCACAGCCTGTGCTGTGCCTCGCCTCCTCATCGCCCTCCTGGAGAGCAATCAGCAAAAG GACGGCTCAGTCCtcgtgccccctgccctccagccctaCCTCGGCACTGAGCGCATCACGGCCCCCGACCACGTGCCTCTCCAGTACATCGGTCCCAACCAGCCGCAGAAGCCCAGGCTCCCAGGCCAGCCGTCCTGA
- the MRPS12 gene encoding small ribosomal subunit protein uS12m, protein MSWSGLLRGFSTFQSRSLALAPCLRTARPMATLNQMHRQGPPKQPPKKLGPTEGRPQLKGVVLRTFIRKPKKPNSANRKCCQVRLSTGREAVCFIPGEGHSLQEHHVVLVQGGRTQDLPGVKLTVVRGKYDCGHVQKKK, encoded by the exons ATGTCGTGGTCCGGCCTTCTGCGAGGCTTCAGCACGTTCCAGAGCAGAA GCCTGGCCCTGGCCCCCTGCCTCCGGACCGCTCGCCCCATGGCCACCCTGAACCAGATGCACCGCCAGGGGCCCCCGAAGCAGCCACCCAAGAAATTGGGCCCCACGGAAGGGCGGCCGCAGCTGAAGGGCGTGGTTCTGCGCACCTTCATCCGCAAGCCCAAGAAGCCCAACTCGGCCAACCGCAAGTGCTGCCAGGTGCGGCTCAGCACGGGCCGCGAGGCCGTCTGCTTCATTCCCGGCGAGGGCCACAGCCTGCAGGAGCACCACGTGGTCCTGGTGCAGGGCGGCCGCACCCAGGACCTGCCCGGCGTCAAGCTCACTGTGGTGCGGGGCAAGTACGACTGTGGCCACGTGCAGAAGAAGAAGTGA
- the SARS2 gene encoding serine--tRNA ligase, mitochondrial isoform X1, producing MGGTKVHDRLSHVQDGCFHGAAPVASAGGPGAPVPGWLRLQSEPKEKSRYGETGPEPPVRARARGLQRAPAVGHGASMRMPRRGRTRFGAPQGGAAAGRPARDHLGMAGAEAAAGADPEPGGEEGGRGRGSAGAAGKSGQESSASGPRISESAGTGPGDPEAAHAPVPQGGPARGALLPAGAEAPQPDPPRRARRGREPGPSAPGGRREASFFLPTSGPPANRRETGHHPPEAPLARVWPPLLLPAWGWGPPAARPGQLHAQQARPPGLHPYDCTRPSPGSCVCCGMTPNANPSQIYNIDPSRFEDLHLAGTAEVGLAGYFMDHTVAFKDLPIRMVCSSTCYRAETDSGKEPWGLYRVHHFTKVEMFGVTGPGLEQSSQLLEEFLSLQMEILTELGLHFRVLDMPTQELGLSAYRKFDIEAWMPGRGCFGEVTSASNCTDFQSRRLHIMFQTEAGELQFAHTVNATACAVPRLLIALLESNQQKDGSVLVPPALQPYLGTERITAPDHVPLQYIGPNQPQKPRLPGQPS from the exons ATGGGCGGGACGAAGGTGCACGATCGCTTGTCCCACGTCCAAGATGGCTGCTTCCATGGCGCGGCGCCTGTGGCCTCTGCTGGCGGGCCGGGAGCTCCGGTCCCGGGCTGGCTGCGTCTGCAGTCAGAGCCCAAGGAGAAATCTCGCTACGGAGAGACGGGACCGGAACCTCCTGTACGAGCACGCGCGCGAGGGCTACAGCGAGCTCCCGCAGTTGGACATGGAGCCTCTATGCGCATGCCCAGAAGAGGCCGCACGCGCTTTGGAGCTCCGCAAGGGGGAGCTGCGGCCGGCAGACCTGCCCGCGATC ATCTCGGCATGGCAGGAGCTGAGGCAGCTGCGGGAGCAGATccggagcctggaggagaagaaggGGGCCGTGGCCGAGGCAGTGCGGGCGCTGCTG GAAAATCAGGACAAGAATCAAGTGCATCAG GACCCAGAATATCAGAGTCTGCGGGCACGGGGCCAGGAGATCCGGAAGCAGCTCATGCCCCTGTACCCCAAGGAGGCCCAGCTCGAGGAGCTCTTCTACCTGCAGGCGCTGAAGCTCCCCAACCAGACCCACCCAGACGTG CCCGCCGGGGACGAGAGCCAGGCCCGAGTGCTCCAGGTGGTCGGAGAGAAGCCAG CTTTTTCCTTCCAACCTCGGGGCCACCTGCAAATCGGCGAGAAACTGGACATCATCCGCCAGAA GCGCCTCTCGCACGTGTGTGGCCACCGCTCCTACTACCTGCGTGGGGCTGGGGCCCTCCTGCAGCACGGCCTGGTCAGCTTCACGCTCAGCAAGCTCGTCCGCCGG GGCTTCACCCCTATGACTGTACCAGACCTTCTCCGGGGAGCTGTGTTT GCTGTGGGATGACACCCAACGCCAACCCATCCCAAATTTACAACATTGACCCCTCCCGCTTTGAAGACCTCCACCTGGCCGGAACAGCAGAGGTGGGCCTTGCAG gcTACTTCATGGACCACACCGTGGCCTTCAAGGATCTGCCAATCAG GATGGTGTGTTCCAGCACCTGCTACCGGGCAGAGACAGACTCAGGGAAGGAGCCGTGGGGGCTGTATCGAGTGCACCACTTCACCAAG gtgGAGATGTTTGGGGTGACGGGTCCCGGGCTGGAGCAGAGCTCGCAGCTGCTGGAGGAGTTCCTGTCGCTGCAGATGGAGATCTTGACAGAGCTGGGCTTGCACTTCCG GGTCCTGGACATGCCCACCCAGGAACTGGGCCTCTCTGCCTACCGCAAGTTCGATATCGAGGCCTGGATGCCAGGCCGTGGCTGCTTTGGAGAG gtGACCAGTGCCTCCAACTGCACAGACTTCCAGAGCCGCCGCCTCCACATCATGTTCCAGACGGAGGCAGGGGAGCTGCAGTTCGCCCACACG gtGAACGCCACAGCCTGTGCTGTGCCTCGCCTCCTCATCGCCCTCCTGGAGAGCAATCAGCAAAAG GACGGCTCAGTCCtcgtgccccctgccctccagccctaCCTCGGCACTGAGCGCATCACGGCCCCCGACCACGTGCCTCTCCAGTACATCGGTCCCAACCAGCCGCAGAAGCCCAGGCTCCCAGGCCAGCCGTCCTGA